TTTTGGGCAGAAGGCTGGGCAAGTTTACCAGTTTTCAGGGTTTCTCCTAATTGATGCAGGGAGTGCTGAAATTCTTGTTCCGCATGGGTGCGAGGGTCTTGTGGATGTTGATTCATAACAGTAAAAAAATACGCCAGGTTCTGTTGATGCCACCATACTTAACTCTTTTTTCTGTTATAACTCACCGATCGTGTCTGCACCCCGAACCATTGTAAAATCAAGGTCAAACGAGTTAGTGAATTACAGAAGCCGGAGCAAAACATGAGTGAATTTGATTACGATTTGATCATTATTGGTGCTGGAGTCGGGGGACATGGAGCAGCTCTCCATGCGGTCAGTTGTGGGCTGAAAACGGCCATTGTGGAAGCAGCAGAGATGGGAGGAACCTGTGTTAACCGAGGATGTATCCCTTCTAAGGCTCTGTTGGCTGCTTCGGGACGGGTGCGGGAATTGCAAGATGCTGACCACTTGAAGGATTTGGGGATTCAAGTGGGGGGTGTGAATTTTGAGCGGCAGGCGATCGCCGATCATGCTAATAATTTAGTCGATAAAATTCAATCTGACCTGACCAATAGTCTGAAACGGCTGAAAGTGGATATTCTGCGCGGTTGGGGTAAGGTGGCAGCTCCCCAGAAGGTGACGGTGGAAAATGATGGAGACTTAAAGACGTTTACGGCTAAGGATATTATTGTGGCTCCGGGTTCGGTTCCCTTTGTGCCTCCAGGGATTCAAATTGATGGGAAAACCGTGTTTACGAGCGATCATTCGGTGCGTCTGGAGTCTCTCCCCCCCTGGATTGCGGTGATCGGTAGCGGCTATATTGGCCTAGAGTTTACGGATGTGTATACGGCGCTCGGCTGCGAGGTGACGCTGATTGAGGCGTTGGATAAATTAATGCCGACATTCGATCCCGATATGGCTAAACAAGCGCAACGGACTTTGATCGCTCCTCGTGATATTGAAACCCGTGTGGGGATGTTGGCGATGAAAGTTACGCCCGGATCTCCCGTAGTCATTGAATTGGCGGATGCGAAAACGAAGGAGATTAAAGAGGTTTTAGAAGTTGATGCGTGTTTGGTGGCGACGGGACGGATTCCTACAGCGAAGAATATGGGCTTAGAATCTGTGGGAGTAGAGTTAGATCGGCGTGGTTTTATTCCCGTTGACGATACCATGGCGGTATTGTCGGGTGGAGAAAAGGTTCCCCATCTTTGGGCGATCGGAGATGCGACGGGTAAGATGATGTTAGCTCATGCTGCTTCGGCTCAAGGGATTGTGGCGGTGGAAAATATGTGCGATCGCCCCCGTACCATTGATTATCGCTCAATTCCAGCAGCAGCGTTTACTCATCCAGAAATTAGTTATGTGGGGTTGAGCGAACCGCAAGCGAAGGAACTAGGTGAGGCGGAAGGCTTTAAGGTGGCTACAGTACGGTCTTATTTTAAGGGTAATTCTAAGGCGATCGCCGAAGGAGAGACGGAAGGCATGGCCAAAGTGATCTACCGTAAGGATAATGGGGAAGTTCTCGGTGTTCACATTATCGGCCCCCATGCAGCAGATTTAATTCATGAAGCATCGGCGGCGATCGCCAAACGGGAATCTGTCCACACCCTCGCCCATTTGGTGCATACCCATCCGACGCTCTCCGAAGTCCTGGATGAAGCTTACAAACGAGCGATCGGTTAAAACGGTTGTGGGTCTAACTCCTATTGTCATCGATGAAGGGTAATGAGATATTATCCATTAATCCTTAATCTTTCATAGTTACATCGATGCAATCTCCCTGGAAAATTCCCATAGCGATCGCCTCTAGTCTGGCGAGTCTCACCTTATCCCTAGGGGCGATCGGCCCCGCAAAAGCTGCTGATATCATCTGTCGGGGCGTAATGTTTGGAGATACCGACTTTGCCGCCTACCATGGTGAAGTCGGTTTTGGTTATATTACTCTCGCTTTTCGCAGCAATGGTCGAACGGTTGAGATTCCCCTAAACTACATTCGCCAAACCCCCCAAGGAGAAGCCCTATTTCAAGGCAATAATCCCGATCAGCCCTCCGATATTGTGCAAGTTATCGCACCCTCTCCCGTGCGTGCAGGAACTCAAATCCAAGCGATCTACAATGGTAACCGTTTCACGGGAACCTGTAGCAGTAACATTCTCTCCCCACCTCCAGGAAATGGCGATGTCCCTTCTTCAGGTTCCTTCATGGGGCAAGGCAATGCCACTAACCCCGTTTTTAGAAGAAATCAATCGGTAGAAACCTCCCTAAACTTCAATGGTAATACCAATGGATTTAGTGTGAATGTCTATGTGCCCTCTGGTTCGGGCGCTCAAGTTCAATATCTAGGTACAATCACTCGTTTATACAGTAGCGGGCCAAATCCCAATAGTTTTATCCTTGAAGGAACAATTGAAAATTTTGCCTCTTCTCGTAATAATCTCCAAGTCGTCAACACCACGGGATCTTGCGAAATTGAAGTGTTTGATGCTCGGATTACATCAGTCTCCTGTAAAGCCAGAACCAATGGTGGAGTAACCCACTTCCGAGGTAGGGAAGAGTTCTAATCGACACCAGTATTACTCAATCCTATTTTTGCTATTGGGTCAGAAAGTTCCTCTCAACTTGTTGTTAAGACCATAGCCAATGATTCCTTGCATCAGTGAAAGCACTTAACTTAATATCCTTAAAATTACTGAAAAAGAAGAGATCGCTCTTCCCAGAAAATTCAGAGCTGATGGGCTGTAAATTATTAAAGCTTAATCAAGAATTCTGTAGATTTAGCAGCCGTTATGAAACTGATCCGTAAAATTAATGAAATTACAAAGATTCGGCCAAGATTGCAGAGTGACCCTTGTCAGCAAGGAAACAAAAACCTTATGCTAATAAGCGAAATCCTCAGCTCATGCTTTTTCCGGAAGATAAAAATGATTAATTCGATCATCAACCCCGAAAAGGCTGGCATCTACTTGAGTTACTGAAGCAGCCAATCATGAACAACATCTTTAAAACCCGCACCTCCCCTTATTCTACCCATGAAACCTGGGATGGAGAATATAAATCAGAGACTCCTAAGTGGACTGAAAAGCTTATCCTGGAAGACTCTGGTGTTGATAGTGATTGGGAATGGGGAAAAGTCATACCCGTCTGGCACAATCAGAAATTTCAGACTTGTAATATGAATTAGTAGAGTCATCTAATTAATTTTATTGTTGGAGATACACCTCTTTTTAGGTCAGATAGTTTGGAAATGGCCGGCATTAGTCGGCCATTTTGTATGTCATTCAACTCTTAACAGACTTCATAGAACTTGAAGCTCAAAACGGCTCATAGAAAATAAAGAAAGAAACTCCCCGATCCTGCCAAGTTCCTCGATCAATTGGGCGCTCTGTTAAGGCTATTGCCCATTGAAGTCCAGCCGTTAAATGATCTTGTTCCCAGCGTAACCCAATCCCCAGAGAAGATAACTGTTGGCTATCTTTGCCGGAGGAATTCCAACCGATACCATAATCAAAAAAGGGAGTAACTTTGAGTTGGGCTTCCCATGGAGAAATTTCAAAAACCCGAAAGTGCAATTCTAGAGAGGAAAACCAGCCACTATCGGTTAATACTCCATCTTGACGATAGCCCCGCACACTGTCGAATCCCCCTAGACGAAAGGCTTCTAGGGGCAACAAGGGGTTAGTTGCCAGTTGTAAATCACTGCGCCATAACACTAGGTTATCTTCACCCCAGAGCTTAGACCATTGACTTTGTAAGCGCCAGACAAAAAAAGGATTATCGGGAATCGGATCGCGGTTTTGAGTCTCATCCAACCGATCGAATCCAAAACTCAATTGAGAACGTAAAAATAAGACTTCTTTTGGATTGCGTTTAATCCATTCTTGAAAGAGACGTAAAGCCGTGACTTCTGTGTATCCTCGATCGCCGAAAAAGGTCTCACTGTCTTGGCGCTCTAGGGTGACTCCGATCGCCAATTCTTCTCTAGGGGTTTGTACAATCGGTTGCCGGAACCCTATTTCATAATATCGAGAAGCCGTTTCTAAATCGAGGGCATTCCAGGGATCTTCAAGGATCTCGCTGCTTGTCCTACCATAGGCTAATTCCAGGGTTCCATTACGGGGATTAACCGGAAAGGAATAGCTCACATCAACACTGTGACTGCCGTCACTCTGGTAATAATCAAAACTGAAGCGATCGCCCCATCCCAACAAATTTCCCTCTGTAAATCCCAGACCTCTACGGAAACTGCCCACACTCGGCGATCGGCTATTATCCGCAATTATACGACCCTGCAAGGAATCAGCCTCCGTAATCTTAACCTGCAACCGACTTAACCCCGGTTGGGCACTACTAGACAACTCACTCGATAGGCTATCAATTAAAGGATTCACTTGTAGCAGTTGTAAGCCCTCTAATAAACGATTCACATTAAACGGCTTTTGGGCAGCGATCGCCAGGCGATCTCGAATATAGGCCGTGCGTAACAATCGATTTCCCATCACCTCAATCGATTCAATTCCCCCTTCCACCACTTCAACGATCGCCACCTCCCCCAACAGCTCTTGGGGAGGAATAAACGCCCCAGAATTGATATAACCGCGATCCTGATAAGCTTGGGTAATCTCTGAGCTAACTTGAAAGAGTTCCCCTAGGGAAAGAGGGCGGTTCGTAAACGGAGCCGTAATTGCAGCTAATTCTTCGGCACTGAACACCGTCGATCCGATCACCTCGAACCGCTTAACCGTAATTTGGGTCGGCAGATCCCCCGACTCTGGAGAGGGAAGCGGAACCCGTTGCGGTGCAGGAGGACGTTCTATCGGTGCATCAGATTCTAGGGCGATCGCACCAGAAATGGGTGAGATCCTCGCCCCATCATTTATACCTATAAATAAGAACCCTCCAGATACCAAGCCCAATATCCATGAAGTAAGATCAAACCATTGTCGCCAAACCATACAAGAATTAAAAGGCAAGAGGGGAACAGGTGGAAAGATAGGGAAGAATGAGGAGAATTATCTGTCAACTATCGACGATCAACCGTCAACTGTCAACGATCGAGTTCATTCCTTATGGTAAATTGCTACAAGTATGGGAGACTTTGGTAAAACGATCTCATGAATACTCAAGACCCCGATCCAGACACCTTTGTAGTACAAATGGCATCGCTGCTCGATTTACCGCCAGAATGGGCCAATCAGCCAGGCGTGATCGACAATATGACCCAGTTGATGGCGATCGCCCAATCCCTTGACCAATTTCCGTTACCTGAAGATCTTGAAGTTGCCCCCATTTTTAAACCATGACCTTGGATCTTGATTATCTGGATGCCGTTGCGATCGCTCGTGGGGTACGCAACCAACAATATCGTGCCCAAGACATTATGGAGGCCACTCTAAACCGTATCGATCTCCATAATCGGGCCCTGAATTGTTTTACCACCCTCTTGGCAGAAGAAGCCTTAGAAACAGCCAAAGCATTAGATCGGGGCATTGAGCGGGGAGAGCGGCCAGGGACTTTGGCCGGGGTTCCCTTTGCGGTGAAAAATTTGTTTGATATTGCTGGCGTGACCACGGTAGCCGGTTCTAAGATCCACCGCTCCCACGCACAGGCCAAGCAAGATGCCACGGCGATCGCCCGTTTAAAGAGAGCAGGGGCAATTTTGGTGGGGGCCCTGAATATGGATGAATATGCCTATGGGTTTGTCACTGAAAATGCCCATTATGGCCCCACCCATAACCCCCATGACCTCACCCGAATTGCCGGAGGCTCCTCCGGAGGGTCAGCCGCCGCAGTAGCTGGGGGGTTAGTGCCATTTAGTTTAGGCTCAGATACCAATGGCTCCATCCGAGTTCCAGCCGCCTTATGTGGTGTGTATGGCTTAAAACCAACCTATGGTCGTCTCTCCCGTGCCGGAGTAATGTTGTTTTCCAGCAGTCTGGATCATATTGGCCCTTTTTGTCGCTCCGTGCGGGATTTGGCCACCCTGTTTGATATTTTGCAAGGAGAAGACCCCCTCGATCCCGTCTGTTGTACCGTGCCACCCGAACCCTGTTTACCCCAACTGCACCAACAGACCCAATCCTTACGAATTGCGATCGCCGATGATTATTTTACTCAAGGGGGAGACCCAGAGGTGTTCGAGGCCGTAGAAAAGGTGGCTGAAGCCCTAGGCGTAACCCAAAGAATCAGCTTACCCGAAGCCAGGCGAGCCAGGGAAGCTGCCTATCTGATTACAGCCAGTGAAGGAGCAAATCTGCATTTATCGGATTTGAAACGCTCCCCCCAAGACTTCGATCCAGCCACCCGCGATCGCTTTTTCGCTGGAGCCATGATTCCAGCACAATGGTACTTAAATGCCCAACGGTTTCGCCGTTGGTATCGCGATCGCATTCGGGAAGTATTTCGGCAAGTTGACGTAATTCTTGCCCCAACAACTCCCTGTGTGGCGACCCCCATTGGTCAAACCACCCTGAATATCCAAGGAGAAGAAGTCTTACTTCGCCCCAACTTGGGTCGCTATACTCAGCCCCTCTCCTTCATTGGATTACCCGTCGTCTCCGTGCCTGTCCATCGTCCCCATAAACTGCCTATAGGGGTGCAGATTATGGCTGCTCCCTATAATGAAGCCCTAATTTTGCGGGTCGCAGCCTTTTTAGAAGCTCAAGGTGCGATCGGTATCTCGGTTGCCTCTAGCCCAGGGAACACCTAGGAAAACCACTGATTCTGGAACCAATCTATGTATATACAGATCGAGCCAATCGACAGGATTTTAGATCGAGCCTTATCCGGTCAAGACCTCTCCACCGATGAAGCCGTACTCTTGTTGCAACAAACCGATCCAGGAGCGATTGAAGCCATTCGGGAAACCAGCGATCGCCTGCGAAAACAACAAGTCGGAGACCGGGTAACCTATGTAATTAATCGCAACATTAACTTTACCAATATCTGCGAACAACATTGCAGTTTTTGCGCCTTTCGTCGAGATGCCAATACTCCCCAATCCTACTGGTTAGACACAGAAACCATGCTCAAAAAAACAGATGAAGCTCTTCAGCGAGGAGCCACCGAGATCTGTATGCAAGGGGGATTAAATCCAGAAGCCAAAATAGACGGAAAAACCTTAAAATACTATATAAAACTGGTACAAGATATCAAAAAAACTTATCCCCAGATCCATCTCCATGCCTTCTCGCCCCAAGAAATCCAATTTATTGCCAGACAAGATCGCATCAGTTATGAAACCGTTATCTCTAGCTTACAAGAAGCCGGTGTCGGATCGATGCCAGGAACCGCCGCCGAAGTTCTCGACGATCGCATCAGAGCCATCATTTGTCCCGAAAAAATTAACACCCAAACCTGGTTAGACATTATCAGCACCGCCCACCGTTTAGGAATGCCCACCACCAGCACCCTCTTATCGGGACATATTGAAACCCCTCAACACCAAATCACCCACTTAAACCACCTACGAACCCTA
The genomic region above belongs to Roseofilum capinflatum BLCC-M114 and contains:
- the lpdA gene encoding dihydrolipoyl dehydrogenase yields the protein MSEFDYDLIIIGAGVGGHGAALHAVSCGLKTAIVEAAEMGGTCVNRGCIPSKALLAASGRVRELQDADHLKDLGIQVGGVNFERQAIADHANNLVDKIQSDLTNSLKRLKVDILRGWGKVAAPQKVTVENDGDLKTFTAKDIIVAPGSVPFVPPGIQIDGKTVFTSDHSVRLESLPPWIAVIGSGYIGLEFTDVYTALGCEVTLIEALDKLMPTFDPDMAKQAQRTLIAPRDIETRVGMLAMKVTPGSPVVIELADAKTKEIKEVLEVDACLVATGRIPTAKNMGLESVGVELDRRGFIPVDDTMAVLSGGEKVPHLWAIGDATGKMMLAHAASAQGIVAVENMCDRPRTIDYRSIPAAAFTHPEISYVGLSEPQAKELGEAEGFKVATVRSYFKGNSKAIAEGETEGMAKVIYRKDNGEVLGVHIIGPHAADLIHEASAAIAKRESVHTLAHLVHTHPTLSEVLDEAYKRAIG
- a CDS encoding ShlB/FhaC/HecB family hemolysin secretion/activation protein encodes the protein MVSGGFLFIGINDGARISPISGAIALESDAPIERPPAPQRVPLPSPESGDLPTQITVKRFEVIGSTVFSAEELAAITAPFTNRPLSLGELFQVSSEITQAYQDRGYINSGAFIPPQELLGEVAIVEVVEGGIESIEVMGNRLLRTAYIRDRLAIAAQKPFNVNRLLEGLQLLQVNPLIDSLSSELSSSAQPGLSRLQVKITEADSLQGRIIADNSRSPSVGSFRRGLGFTEGNLLGWGDRFSFDYYQSDGSHSVDVSYSFPVNPRNGTLELAYGRTSSEILEDPWNALDLETASRYYEIGFRQPIVQTPREELAIGVTLERQDSETFFGDRGYTEVTALRLFQEWIKRNPKEVLFLRSQLSFGFDRLDETQNRDPIPDNPFFVWRLQSQWSKLWGEDNLVLWRSDLQLATNPLLPLEAFRLGGFDSVRGYRQDGVLTDSGWFSSLELHFRVFEISPWEAQLKVTPFFDYGIGWNSSGKDSQQLSSLGIGLRWEQDHLTAGLQWAIALTERPIDRGTWQDRGVSFFIFYEPF
- a CDS encoding DUF4089 domain-containing protein; amino-acid sequence: MNTQDPDPDTFVVQMASLLDLPPEWANQPGVIDNMTQLMAIAQSLDQFPLPEDLEVAPIFKP
- a CDS encoding AtzE family amidohydrolase; amino-acid sequence: MTLDLDYLDAVAIARGVRNQQYRAQDIMEATLNRIDLHNRALNCFTTLLAEEALETAKALDRGIERGERPGTLAGVPFAVKNLFDIAGVTTVAGSKIHRSHAQAKQDATAIARLKRAGAILVGALNMDEYAYGFVTENAHYGPTHNPHDLTRIAGGSSGGSAAAVAGGLVPFSLGSDTNGSIRVPAALCGVYGLKPTYGRLSRAGVMLFSSSLDHIGPFCRSVRDLATLFDILQGEDPLDPVCCTVPPEPCLPQLHQQTQSLRIAIADDYFTQGGDPEVFEAVEKVAEALGVTQRISLPEARRAREAAYLITASEGANLHLSDLKRSPQDFDPATRDRFFAGAMIPAQWYLNAQRFRRWYRDRIREVFRQVDVILAPTTPCVATPIGQTTLNIQGEEVLLRPNLGRYTQPLSFIGLPVVSVPVHRPHKLPIGVQIMAAPYNEALILRVAAFLEAQGAIGISVASSPGNT
- the cofH gene encoding 7,8-didemethyl-8-hydroxy-5-deazariboflavin synthase subunit CofH yields the protein MYIQIEPIDRILDRALSGQDLSTDEAVLLLQQTDPGAIEAIRETSDRLRKQQVGDRVTYVINRNINFTNICEQHCSFCAFRRDANTPQSYWLDTETMLKKTDEALQRGATEICMQGGLNPEAKIDGKTLKYYIKLVQDIKKTYPQIHLHAFSPQEIQFIARQDRISYETVISSLQEAGVGSMPGTAAEVLDDRIRAIICPEKINTQTWLDIISTAHRLGMPTTSTLLSGHIETPQHQITHLNHLRTLQQTALESYPSAITEFILLPFVGQDAPPVIRHRVGRDQPILYDALLLTAIARIFLGNWIINHQPSWVKLGLAGATQALNWGCNDIGGTLMEEHISTMAGAQGGTCMEVNTLQEAIRSVGRVPQQRDTLYSKPK